Proteins encoded in a region of the Nicotiana tomentosiformis chromosome 9, ASM39032v3, whole genome shotgun sequence genome:
- the LOC104107685 gene encoding sugar transport protein 12-like yields MAGGGGFSRDPNNGKEYPGSLTLYVTITCIVAAMGGLIFGYDIGISGGVTSMDSFLRKFFPSVYTKQREDTSTNQYCKFDSQTLTMFTSSLYLAALVSSLVASTVTRKLGRKLSMLFGGILFCAGALINGFARGVSMLIVGRILLGFGIGFANQSVPLYLSEMAPYKYRGALNIGFQLSITIGILVANILNYFFAKITWGWRLSLGGAMVPALIITVGSLLLPETPNSMIERGNNEEAKTKLRRIRGVDDVDEEFNDLVAASEASRKVEHPWRNLLQKKYRPHLTMAIVIPFFQQLTGINVIMFYAPVLFKTIGFGADASLMSAVITGLVNVAATIVSIYYVDKLGRRFLFLEGGFQMLICQIAVAICIGLKFGTDGNAGNLPKWYAIVVVIFICAYVSGFAWSWGPLGWLVPSEIFPLEIRSAAQSINVSVNMIFTFIIAQVFLTLLCHLKFGLFLFFAFFVFVMTIFIYFFLPETKNVPIEEMVIVWKEHWFWSRFMTEVDYPGIGKGSYNGAAVEMAKGDNGHKLV; encoded by the exons ATGGCTGGTGGTGGTGGCTTTAGCCGTGATCCAAATAATGGGAAAGAATATCCTGGGAGTTTAACTCTTTATGTTACTATTACTTGTATTGTTGCTGCTATGGGTGGTCTGATTTTTGGTTATGATATCGGAATTTCTG GGGGAGTGACATCAATGGACTCATTCTTGAGAAAGTTTTTCCCATCTGTATACACAAAGCAAAGGGAAGACACATCAACTAATCAATACTGCAAATTTGACAGCCAAACATTGACAATGTTCACATCATCATTGTATTTGGCTGCACTTGTTTCATCTCTGGTTGCATCTACTGTGACCAGAAAATTAGGAAGAAAACTCTCTATGCTGTTTGGTGGTATCTTATTTTGTGCAGGGGCTTTGATCAATGGCTTTGCTCGTGGTGTCTCAATGCTCATTGTTGGCCGTATTTTACTTGGTTTTGGTATTGGTTTCGCCAATCAG TCTGTTCCTTTATACCTATCTGAAATGGCTCCATACAAGTATAGAGGAGCTCTCAACATTGGCTTTCAATTGTCAATCACAATTGGTATTCTTGTAGCCAATATATTGAACTATTTCTTTGCTAAGATCACTTGGGGTTGGCGTTTGAGCTTAGGTGGTGCTATGGTTCCTGCATTGATCATTACAGTCGGTTCACTTCTCCTCCCCGAGACTCCAAATTCCATGATCGAACGTGGCAATAACGAGGAAGCTAAAACGAAGCTCAGGAGAATAAGGGGAGTCGATGATGTGGACGAAGAGTTTAATGATTTAGTCGCGGCTAGTGAAGCTTCTAGGAAAGTTGAACATCCTTGGAGAAATTTATTGCAAAAGAAGTATAGGCCACATTTAACTATGGCTATTGTTATCCCATTTTTCCAGCAGCTTACTGGAATTAATGTGATCATGTTTTATGCACCTGTCTTGTTCAAGACTATTGGATTTGGTGCTGATGCTTCTTTGATGTCTGCTGTTATTACTGGCCTGGTCAATGTTGCTGCAACCATTGTTTCTATTTACTATGTTGATAAGTTGGGAAGAAGATTCTTATTCCTTGAAGGTGGCTTTCAAATGCTCATTTGCCAA ATTGCAGTAGCAATTTGCATAGGTTTGAAGTTTGGAACAGATGGGAATGCAGGGAATTTACCAAAGTGGTATGCTATAGTGGTTGTGATCTTCATCTGTGCTTATGTATCAGGATTTGCTTGGTCATGGGGACCTCTTGGATGGTTAGTTCCAAGTGAAATTTTCCCACTCGAAATTCGTTCTGCAGCTCAAAGTATTAATGTTTCAGTAAATATGATCTTCACATTTATCATCGCGCAAGTGTTCTTGACACTTTTGTGTCATTTGAAGTTCGGATTGTTCCTCTTCTTTGCATTCTTCGTGTTCGTGATGACCATTTTTATCTACTTTTTCTTGCCCGAGACGAAGAATGTACCTATTGAAGAGATGGTTATTGTGTGGAAAGAGCATTGGTTTTGGTCTAGGTTTATGACTGAAGTTGATTATCCTGGAATTGGGAAAGGAAGTTACAATGGAGCTGCTGTTGAAATGGCAAAGGGAGACAATGGGCACAAATTAGTTTGA